The genomic interval GCTGAAATATCATCGCGAGCATCAGGCCTTCTCCACCGTCTGCGTGCGCGAGCATTCCGTGACCGTGCCGTTCGGCGTGATCGATTTCGACGATCATCGCCTGCTCGGCATTCGCGAGAAGCCGACGCAAAAGTTCTTCGTCAATGCCGGTGTCTATCTGCTCGATCCCGGCATGCTCGATCATCTCGACGCCAACGAAGCCGTGGACATGCCGACCCTGATCGAGCGCACCATCGCTAAGGGCAAGCCGTCGGTTGTATTCCCATTGCGGGAATACTGGATCGACGTCGGCCGCCTCGACGATCTGCAGCGCGCCTCCGACGAATTCCAGAGGATCTTTGGATGAGCACCGAACGTTCGCTCCGCGAGATGATGTCGCTCGACGGCCGCATCGCGGTTGTCACCGGCGGCGCCGGCCATATCGGCCGCGCGATCGCTGGCGGCCTTGCGGAGCTCGGCGCCACCATTGCGCTGGTCGACATCGCGGCGTCCGCCGGCGCGGATGCGGTTGCGAAGTTGACGGCTACCCATTCGGTCAAGGCTGCGATGTTCGACTGCGATTTCGAGCAGGGCGATGCAGTCAAGGATCTGCCGCGGCGGGTGCGCGAAGCCTTTGGCGGCATCGACATCATCGTCAACTGCGCGGCCTTCGTCGGCACCAGCGGGCTGGAAGGCTGGGCGGTGCCGTTCGAGCAGCAGTCGGATGCGACCTGGCGGCGGGCGATCGAGGTCAACCTCACCGCGCCCTTCGTCCTGATCCAGGCGGCGGCCGAGGACCTCGCCAAATCGGGCCATGGCAGTGTGATCAATATTTCCTCGATCTACGGCCTCGCCGGGCCCGACTGGCGGCTCTATGAGGGAACCGCACTCGGGAACCCGGCTGCCTACGCCGCAAGCAAGGGCGGCCTGATCCAGATGACGCGCTGGCTTGCCACCACCATGGCCCCACAGGTTCGCGTCAATGCGGTCGCACCGGGTGGGGTCTTCAGGGCCACGCCGGAGCCGTTCTTGAGCCGCTATGTGGCCCGGACGCCGCTTGCACGCATGGCGAGCGAGGACGATATGAAGGGCGCTGTGGCCTATCTGGCGAGTGATCTTTCCGCATACGTGACCGGACAGTGCATTGCGGTCGACGGGGGGTGGACGGCGTGGTAAGCCGACAGCAAATCATGCAATCGCGAGAATCTCCGAAATGTTGAGCTGTAGCAAATGCTTATTGCCGGAAACGGCGGAGGCCACATCATTCGACGAAGCCGGTTCGTGCAGCGTTTGCCGTCAGATCGAGGTCCGCGACACCCAGATCAACTGGGACGAGCGTTACAAGCAGCTCCAGGAGCTGGTCGGCCAATACCGCGACAAGGGCCTTTACGACTGCATCCTGCCCTATTCGGGCGGCAAGGACAGCGTGTTCCAGCTCTGGTACGTCGTGCGCAAGCTCGGCCTGAAGCCGCTGGTGGTGCGCTTCGACCACTGGTTCTACCGGCCGCTGATCGAAGAGAACAACACCAGCGTGTTCAAGCAGCTCGGCGTCGACGTCCTCAACTTCACGCCGAACTGGCACGTGGTACGCGAGCTGATGCTGGAATCGCTGAAGCGCCGCGGCGACTTCTGCTGGCACTGCCACACCGGCATCTATGCCCACACCATGCAGGTCGCGATCCGCTACGAGACGCCGCTCCTGATCTGGGGCGAGAGTCTCGCCGAATACCAGTCGTTCTATTCCTATGACGAGATGGAAGAGGTCGACGAGAAGCGTTTCAACCGCGCCATGAATCTCGGCATCACCGCCGACGACATGTACGAGTTCCTCGGCGGCCGCGTCGCCAAGCGCGACCTCTATCCGTTCGTCTATCCGCCGCGCAAGGAGCTGATGCGGATCAAGTGCCGCTCGGTCTGCCTCGGCAGCTACATCAAGTGGGACACCAAGAAGCACGTCGACATCATCAAGAGCGAGCTCGGCTGGAAGGGCCAGGAGGTCGAGGGCATTCCGCCCGAGTACGACTACGAGAAGATCGAGTGCTTCTTCCAGGGCGTGCGCGACTATCTGAAATACATCAAGCGCGGCATGGGCCGGACCAACCATCTCGCCAACATCGACATCCGCAACAAGCGCATGACCCGCGAGCAGGGCGAGGCCTTGGTGCGCGAGTTCGACGGCAAGCGGCCGCCGAGCCTCGATCTGTTCCTCGATTATCTCCAGCTCACCGAGGAGCAGTTCCTGGGCATCGCGATCAAGCACGAGGTGAGCCCGTGGCAGTTCTCGCCGAACACGGTCGAGCCAGGCCGCCGCATGCCGGACATGGACCAGTGGAACAACACGCAAGTGCCGTGGCCGAACCATCCCGGCGTCGAAATCGGCGGTAAGGGGTAATCAAGCGGCGCGATGATCGCGCCGCGGGGGAGCAGGCGATGTCAGGCGTAGCGATCGTCGATTACGGCATCAACAATGTGCGCTCGGTGAAGAACGCCGTCGAATATTGCGGCTTCGATCCGGTCGTGACCCATGACGCCGACGCCATCGCCGATGCCTCCCATGTCATCCTGCCCGGCGTCGGCGCGTTCGGCGATGCCATGAGCAACATCCGCGCCCGCGGCATCGACGAGATGCTCGAGCGCCATGTCCGCGAGAAAGGCAAGCCATTCCTCGCGGTGTGCCTGGGCATGCAGCTGCTCGCCACCACCTCCGAGGAGCATGCCGACGACGGTGTCGCCCATCGCGGCCTCGGCTGGTTCGATGCCGACGTCCTGCGCTTGATGCCGAACGACCCTGCGCTGAAAATCCCGCATATGGGTTGGAACATGGTGGCGAAGGAGCGCAACCATCCGATCCTCGCCAATATCCGCGAGAGCAACCTCGCGTTCTATTTCGTGCACTCCTTCGCCATGCGCTGCAGGGATGCGAGCGACGTGGTCGGCTTCGCCCAATACGGCCAGCCGGTGACCTCGATCATCGCGCGGGACAACATCGCCGCCACCCAGTTCCATCCCGAGAAGAGCCAGGATACCGGGATCGAGCTGATGAGCAATTTCCTGCGCTGGAATCCCTGACGTCGATGCTGAAGAAGCGCCTGATCCCAAAATTCCTGCTGCGCGATGGCAGGCTCGTCAAATATGTCCGCTTCTTCGAGAACGAGCGCGCCGCCGGCAACCCGGTGACGACGGCGAAGGTCTATAACGATTACGGCGTGGACGAGCTGATCGTGCTCGACATCGTGCCGAGCGCAGCCTCGCGCGGCCGCGTCGTCGACATCATCGAGCGGATGTCGGAAGAGATCTTCATGCCGTTTACCGTCGGTGGCGGGGTCAAGACGCTCGACGACGTCAATATGCTCTTGCGTGCCGGCGCCGACAAGGTGTCGGTGAATTCGGAGGCCGTGCGGCGTCCGGAGTTTTTGCGCGAGGCGGCGCGCACCTTCGGCGACCAGTGCATGACGGTGTCGATCGACTACAAGAGGATCAGCCCCAACCACGCCAGCGTGTTCATCGACGGCGGCCGCGAGCATGTCGCGCTCGATCCGATCGAATGGGCGCAGCGCTGCGAGGAATTGCATTGCGGCGAGGTACTGCTCGGTTCGATCGACCGTGACGGCACCATGAGCGGCTACGACCTCGACTTGATCCACAAGGCTGCCAATGTTCTGAGCGTACCGTTGATCGTGTCCGGTGGCTGCGGTTCGCTGCAGCACGCGATCGACGCGCTGGAAGCCGGTGCGTCGGCGGTGGCGATCTCCTCGATGTTCCTGTTCACCGATCACAGCCCGATCAAGCTGCGCAGCCATCTGTTCTCACGCGGCCTCGACGTGCGCGCCAGCTCCTCAAGCAGGAATTAGCACCGTGCAGCTCTCGCTTGCCCGCAACGATCTCGCCCTCTATGTGCGCAAGCAGTTCGAGAACCTGTTCCCCGATGGTACCGACCTCGGCGACCTCCCAAGATACGTCGATCTCGCGCTTGGCCGGATCGACCACTGCTTTTCGCGCGTGCGGCTGAAGGGCTTCTTCGCCAAAGGCGAGGCGAGGTTCTCGCACTGGCATTCCGACCAGTATGCGATCTTTCTCTACTACCTCGCCAACTCGGCGTTTCGCGAGCGCCCCGGCCATCCCATTGCCGACAAGGCCTATGCGCTCAACAAGGCGCTGCACGCGCTCGACGCGTTCTATGAGGTGGAGCTGCCCGACGTGTTTGCGGTCCAGCATCCGGTCGGCACCGTGCTCGGCCGCGCCAGCTATTCGGACTATTTCATCTGCTATCACAACTGCACGGTGGGGGCGAACCTCGACAACGACTATCCGTCGTTCGGCCGCGGCATCGTGATGTATGGCGGCAGCCGCATCATCGGCAAGACCGCCGTGGGCGA from Bradyrhizobium arachidis carries:
- a CDS encoding imidazole glycerol phosphate synthase cyclase subunit, which gives rise to MLKKRLIPKFLLRDGRLVKYVRFFENERAAGNPVTTAKVYNDYGVDELIVLDIVPSAASRGRVVDIIERMSEEIFMPFTVGGGVKTLDDVNMLLRAGADKVSVNSEAVRRPEFLREAARTFGDQCMTVSIDYKRISPNHASVFIDGGREHVALDPIEWAQRCEELHCGEVLLGSIDRDGTMSGYDLDLIHKAANVLSVPLIVSGGCGSLQHAIDALEAGASAVAISSMFLFTDHSPIKLRSHLFSRGLDVRASSSSRN
- a CDS encoding N-acetyl sugar amidotransferase, which gives rise to MLSCSKCLLPETAEATSFDEAGSCSVCRQIEVRDTQINWDERYKQLQELVGQYRDKGLYDCILPYSGGKDSVFQLWYVVRKLGLKPLVVRFDHWFYRPLIEENNTSVFKQLGVDVLNFTPNWHVVRELMLESLKRRGDFCWHCHTGIYAHTMQVAIRYETPLLIWGESLAEYQSFYSYDEMEEVDEKRFNRAMNLGITADDMYEFLGGRVAKRDLYPFVYPPRKELMRIKCRSVCLGSYIKWDTKKHVDIIKSELGWKGQEVEGIPPEYDYEKIECFFQGVRDYLKYIKRGMGRTNHLANIDIRNKRMTREQGEALVREFDGKRPPSLDLFLDYLQLTEEQFLGIAIKHEVSPWQFSPNTVEPGRRMPDMDQWNNTQVPWPNHPGVEIGGKG
- the hisH gene encoding imidazole glycerol phosphate synthase subunit HisH yields the protein MSGVAIVDYGINNVRSVKNAVEYCGFDPVVTHDADAIADASHVILPGVGAFGDAMSNIRARGIDEMLERHVREKGKPFLAVCLGMQLLATTSEEHADDGVAHRGLGWFDADVLRLMPNDPALKIPHMGWNMVAKERNHPILANIRESNLAFYFVHSFAMRCRDASDVVGFAQYGQPVTSIIARDNIAATQFHPEKSQDTGIELMSNFLRWNP
- a CDS encoding SDR family oxidoreductase; translation: MSTERSLREMMSLDGRIAVVTGGAGHIGRAIAGGLAELGATIALVDIAASAGADAVAKLTATHSVKAAMFDCDFEQGDAVKDLPRRVREAFGGIDIIVNCAAFVGTSGLEGWAVPFEQQSDATWRRAIEVNLTAPFVLIQAAAEDLAKSGHGSVINISSIYGLAGPDWRLYEGTALGNPAAYAASKGGLIQMTRWLATTMAPQVRVNAVAPGGVFRATPEPFLSRYVARTPLARMASEDDMKGAVAYLASDLSAYVTGQCIAVDGGWTAW